A single region of the Nicotiana sylvestris chromosome 6, ASM39365v2, whole genome shotgun sequence genome encodes:
- the LOC138871682 gene encoding uncharacterized protein: MNFETIKMKHQVSTIVHSMAPKLEDPGAFTIPCTIGSADFAKALCDLGASINLMLYSVFKTLGIGKLRPTSMRLQMADRTMKRPLGIINDVLVQVDKFILPADFVILDYEVDYEVPIILVRPFLAIGKALVDVEAGELTF; the protein is encoded by the coding sequence atgaactttgaaacaaTCAAAATGAAACATCAAGTGAGTACCATTGTGCACTCTATGGCTCCAAAGTTAGAAGACCCCGGTGCCTTTACAATCCCATGCACTATTGGCAGTGCCGATTTTGCAAAAGCTTtgtgtgacttgggggcaagcaTTAACTTGATGCTATACTCTGTGTTCAAGACATTGGGGATTGGGAAACTAAGGCCCACATCCATGAGGCTACAAATGGCAGACAGGACAATGAAGAGGCCATTGGGGATAATTAATGATGTGTTAGTTCAAGTCGACAAGTTCATACTTCCCGCAGATTTTGTGATACTTGACTATGAGGTTGACTACGAGGTGCCGATCATATTGGtgagacctttcctagctatagggaaggccttagttgatgtggaagcaggggagctcaccttctag
- the LOC138871681 gene encoding uncharacterized protein, with amino-acid sequence MPWFADVANYLVSGIVPNEFSSNQRKNLKRDCLGYYWDEPYLFKIFTDGVIRRCVPEEEQLGILEACHSSPYGGHHGRERTSTKLLSYGFYWPTLHKDASELVKRCDDYQRADGISKKNEMPLTTILEIDIFDVWGINFIARSVVAFVKKNIFTRFGTPRTIISNGGSPFCNKVFDTLLYKYGVTHKVSTPYHPKKVNRTTYKTPSGMSPHRLVFGKECHLLVELEHKAMWTLKKLNLDWDVAANLQVEQLNKLDKFRFHAYSSSSLYNEKMKYLHDKYIRNNEFKEGDLVLLFNSWLRMFPRKLRQNGAVLLKWCM; translated from the exons ATGCCTTGGTTTGCCGATGTGGCTAACTATCTTGTGAGCGGAATTGTcccgaatgagttctcttcaaaccaaaggaagaatctcaaacgggactGCTTGggttattattgggatgagccatatcttttcaaaattttcaccgATGGTGTTATCCGTAGATGTGTtccagaagaagagcaattgggtattcttgaggcttgccattcctcaccttatggtggtcaccatggtagGGAGAGAACTTCTACAAAGCTCCTAAGTtatggattctattggcctacaTTACACAAAGATGCTAGCGAGCTTGTTAAGCGATGTGATGATTACCAAAGAGCCGATGGGATTTCCAAGAagaatgagatgcctctcaccaccatccttgagattgatatttttgatgtatggggcatcaACTTTATAG CACGTAGTGTGGTGGCTTTCgtgaagaaaaacatattcacaaGGTTCGGCACCCCAAGGACCATCATTAGTAATGGGGGTTCTCCTTTTTGCAACAAAGTCTTTGACACTTTACTCtacaagtatggtgtcactcacaagGTGTCAACTCCATATCACCCCAAGAAAGTTAACAg AACAACTTACAAGACTCCAAGTGGTATGTCTCCACATCGGTTGGTATTTGGTAAAGAATGTCACCTCCTGGTGGaattagagcataaggccatgtggacATTGAAGAAGTTGAACCTAGATTGGGATGTAGCTGCCAATCTTCAGGTGGAGCAACTGAATAAACTTGATAAGTTCCGGTTCCATGCttactccagttcatccttgtataacgagaagatgaagtacctacATGATAAGTATATCCGGAACAATGAATTCAAAGAAGGCGACcttgttctcttattcaactcttgGTTACGGATGTTTCCAAGAAAGCTAAGACAAAATGGAGCGGTccttttgaagtggtgcatgTAA